A window from Pokkaliibacter sp. MBI-7 encodes these proteins:
- a CDS encoding AraC family transcriptional regulator yields the protein MNQNPLTLHASSCSASEALAWMRNICGPHRLQASDRAPVVFSHHGVRLPGYGAVLGEISYGTAVRLQLDEVEALQAYSISLPLQGAQQLCGSGVRWRSARHCGLVISPAAPLQLDMDSGCRKLQLVLPRTAVMKEAGQLLGQALTTPLQFQPDMPMQCAAVAAWWQSLLHLHQHWPQLAALYTQPPMAQTLEQMLIRGLLLVQPHNYSAALQAAPALADTQPAYLLRACQFMRSHAAEEISIEAVEQVAGVSRLKLYEAFRRYLHTSPMVWLRQYRLQGVQQALAHPDAHTSVSATALAWGFNHLGRFASAYASTYDELPSQTLALARQTAG from the coding sequence ATGAATCAGAATCCGCTGACACTGCACGCCAGCTCCTGCTCGGCCAGTGAAGCGCTGGCGTGGATGCGCAACATCTGCGGGCCGCACCGTCTGCAGGCCAGTGACCGGGCACCGGTGGTCTTTAGCCATCACGGTGTACGTCTGCCGGGCTATGGGGCGGTACTCGGTGAAATCAGCTACGGCACTGCCGTGCGTCTGCAGCTGGATGAGGTGGAGGCTCTGCAGGCGTACAGCATCAGCCTGCCGTTACAGGGGGCGCAGCAACTGTGCGGCAGCGGGGTGCGCTGGCGCTCGGCCAGACACTGCGGTCTGGTGATCTCACCAGCGGCACCGCTGCAACTGGATATGGATAGTGGCTGCCGCAAATTGCAGCTGGTGTTACCGCGTACGGCGGTCATGAAGGAGGCCGGGCAGTTGCTCGGACAGGCCCTGACTACCCCGCTGCAGTTTCAGCCGGATATGCCCATGCAGTGTGCCGCGGTGGCCGCCTGGTGGCAGTCGCTGCTGCATCTGCACCAGCACTGGCCGCAGCTGGCGGCGCTCTATACCCAGCCACCGATGGCACAGACACTGGAGCAGATGCTCATTCGTGGCCTGCTGCTGGTGCAGCCGCATAACTACTCTGCCGCTCTGCAGGCTGCACCAGCGCTGGCCGACACGCAACCCGCCTATCTGTTACGCGCCTGTCAGTTTATGCGCAGCCATGCGGCGGAAGAGATCAGTATCGAGGCGGTGGAGCAGGTAGCGGGCGTCAGCCGGCTCAAGCTTTATGAAGCCTTTCGCCGTTATCTGCATACCTCACCGATGGTCTGGCTGCGCCAGTATCGTCTGCAGGGCGTGCAGCAGGCGCTGGCCCATCCTGATGCGCACACCTCGGTTTCGGCCACCGCGCTGGCGTGGGGGTTCAATCACCTTGGCCGCTTTGCCAGTGCCTACGCCAGCACCTATGACGAACTGCCGTCACAGACGCTGGCGCTGGCCCGGCAAACCGCGGGTTAA